Proteins from a genomic interval of Stenotrophomonas maltophilia:
- a CDS encoding GH92 family glycosyl hydrolase, with protein MRPVPSAPAVPLSSRPLARLACLLALSASPMLLQAAPAALEREVNTFIGSKDDGNTFPGASAPFGLIQVSPIGSHYSGWRYDDEKIRGFGHSFISGAGCWEQGGQVSILPVTGSIGPGGDFDTGNAKQFDHKAYASNYTHDGEIGQAGYYKVRLTSYGGIDAEATARTRAAAERYTFSQRSGDGHVLVNVGQANERHSVIGSVVDVVGDRVVEGKLVTKSFCGGHQYTTWFRIEFDRPFKAHGTWGEGGGLPGARHSMEGEQKPNGAWLSFDLAKGQSVTAVSAISHVDAEGARTNLRAEGMQGGSLLGFDRMRTLSQQSWREQLGRVRVQGGTADDRSVFYSAVYHALLQPMTGNDADGRYRGYDDGIHRADGWTYYEYFSLWDTYRAQNQWLALTRPDVARDIGRTLLAIDEQGGWLPRWGYANFETNIMTGDPVTPFLVDLWRFGALKGRESQAWDALRRNAFGTPPLNSRMAGRSGNPTYLDKGYVVYDRAFPSKGMDVDPHHGGSATLEYALADCALSQMADGLGHAQDAATLRERGRNWRKVWDPQVRDAETGFTGFPRPRTEDGQWYTPADGHYSPRSHHGFHEGTAWQYQWLAQQDVPGLVEAMDGREQAGRRLDAFFAMDALQADPLNAARKEWVVGPYSYYNQFRYNPNNEPDLHSPWLYTLIGQPWKTAAVVRAAQQLFTNAPNGVTGNDDLGTMSAWYLFSAIGVYPAVPGSGQFLLHTPRFSKVEVDMGNGRTLRIDAPGADGRRLQYVQGVQVDGQAHAPVWLDWNRLQQGPRLHFALDEKAPEQGWGTAVKDLPVSWCAAPGSQLR; from the coding sequence ATGCGTCCAGTGCCGTCCGCTCCCGCCGTCCCATTGTCCTCGCGCCCGCTGGCGCGCCTGGCCTGCCTGCTCGCCCTGTCAGCGTCGCCGATGCTGCTGCAGGCCGCGCCGGCTGCGCTGGAGCGCGAGGTCAACACCTTCATCGGCAGCAAGGACGACGGCAATACCTTCCCGGGCGCATCGGCACCGTTCGGCCTGATCCAGGTCAGCCCGATCGGCAGCCACTATTCCGGCTGGCGCTACGACGACGAGAAGATCCGGGGCTTCGGCCACTCGTTCATTTCCGGCGCGGGTTGCTGGGAGCAGGGCGGGCAGGTGTCCATCCTGCCGGTCACCGGCAGTATCGGTCCTGGCGGCGATTTCGATACCGGCAACGCCAAGCAGTTCGACCACAAGGCCTACGCATCGAACTACACCCATGACGGCGAGATCGGCCAGGCCGGCTACTACAAGGTACGGTTGACCAGCTACGGCGGCATCGACGCCGAGGCGACCGCGCGCACCCGTGCCGCGGCCGAGCGCTACACCTTCAGCCAGCGCAGCGGCGATGGCCACGTGCTGGTCAATGTCGGACAGGCCAACGAGCGCCATTCGGTGATCGGCAGCGTGGTCGACGTGGTCGGCGACCGCGTGGTCGAAGGCAAGCTGGTCACCAAGAGTTTCTGTGGCGGCCATCAGTACACCACCTGGTTCCGCATCGAGTTCGACCGTCCGTTCAAGGCCCATGGCACCTGGGGCGAGGGCGGTGGCCTGCCCGGCGCGCGCCACAGCATGGAAGGCGAGCAGAAGCCGAATGGTGCCTGGCTCAGCTTCGATCTGGCCAAGGGCCAGTCGGTGACCGCGGTCAGCGCGATCTCGCACGTGGATGCCGAAGGCGCGCGCACCAACCTGCGCGCCGAGGGCATGCAGGGTGGTTCGCTGCTCGGCTTCGACCGGATGCGCACGCTGTCCCAGCAGTCGTGGCGTGAGCAGCTGGGTCGCGTGCGCGTGCAGGGCGGCACCGCCGACGATCGCAGCGTGTTCTACAGCGCGGTCTACCACGCACTGCTGCAGCCGATGACCGGCAACGATGCCGACGGCCGCTACCGCGGCTATGACGATGGCATCCATCGTGCCGATGGCTGGACGTACTACGAGTATTTCTCGCTGTGGGATACCTACCGCGCGCAGAACCAGTGGCTGGCGCTGACCCGTCCGGATGTGGCGCGCGACATCGGCCGCACCCTGCTGGCGATCGACGAGCAGGGCGGTTGGTTGCCGCGCTGGGGCTATGCCAACTTCGAGACCAACATCATGACCGGCGATCCGGTCACCCCGTTCCTGGTCGACCTGTGGCGCTTCGGTGCGCTCAAGGGGCGCGAATCGCAGGCCTGGGATGCGCTGCGCCGCAACGCCTTCGGTACGCCGCCGTTGAACTCGCGCATGGCCGGCCGCTCGGGCAATCCGACCTATCTGGACAAGGGCTACGTGGTCTACGACCGTGCGTTCCCGTCCAAGGGCATGGACGTTGATCCGCACCATGGCGGTTCGGCCACCTTGGAATACGCGCTGGCCGACTGTGCGCTCTCGCAGATGGCCGATGGCCTCGGCCACGCGCAGGACGCGGCGACGCTGCGTGAGCGCGGCCGCAACTGGCGCAAGGTGTGGGACCCGCAGGTGCGCGACGCCGAGACCGGTTTCACCGGTTTCCCGCGCCCGCGCACCGAAGATGGCCAGTGGTACACGCCGGCCGATGGCCACTACAGCCCGCGCTCGCATCACGGTTTCCATGAAGGCACGGCGTGGCAGTACCAGTGGCTGGCGCAGCAGGACGTGCCGGGCCTGGTCGAAGCGATGGACGGCCGCGAACAGGCCGGTCGCCGACTCGACGCGTTCTTTGCGATGGACGCACTGCAGGCCGACCCGCTCAACGCCGCCCGCAAGGAGTGGGTGGTCGGGCCGTACAGCTACTACAACCAGTTCCGCTACAACCCCAACAACGAACCCGACCTGCACTCGCCGTGGCTGTACACGCTGATCGGCCAGCCGTGGAAGACCGCTGCCGTGGTGCGTGCCGCGCAGCAGCTGTTCACCAACGCCCCCAATGGCGTGACCGGCAATGACGACCTCGGCACGATGTCGGCGTGGTACCTGTTCAGTGCCATCGGCGTGTACCCGGCGGTGCCGGGCAGCGGCCAGTTCCTGCTGCACACCCCACGCTTCAGCAAGGTGGAAGTGGACATGGGCAACGGCCGCACGCTGCGCATCGATGCGCCGGGCGCCGATGGCCGCCGACTGCAGTACGTGCAGGGCGTGCAGGTCGATGGCCAGGCGCATGCACCGGTGTGGCTGGACTGGAACCGCCTGCAGCAGGGCCCGCGCCTGCACTTCGCGCTCGACGAGAAGGCGCCGGAGCAGGGCTGGGGCACGGCGGTGAAGGACCTGCCGGTGTCCTGGTGCGCGGCACCGGGCAGCCAGCTGCGCTGA
- the fucP gene encoding L-fucose:H+ symporter permease, whose protein sequence is MPISATPRPSGSSGNAPAVTNGKALAVVTTIFFMWGFLTCLNDILIPHLKAVFELNYAKAMLVQFTFFGTYFLMSLPAGRLVAALGYKKGIVAGLVIAGIGALGFWPAAELRVYGAFLGALFVLATGITVLQVAANPYVALLGPEQTSSSRLTLAQALNSLGTAIAPIFGGMLILSNTVKSADELSALPAAEQLAYRAAEAQAVQGPYVGLAVALVLLALFVFLFRLPALSDATEQADQGHHHSYLDALRKRHLLLGVLGIFFYVGAEVSIGSFLVNYLSMPSIGGFSEQEATHYVSAYWTMAMIGRFAGSALLARFSPSRLLAIFALVNVALLATTMLTSGSIALYSVVAIGLFNSIMFPTIFALSIERLGPLTNKGSSLLIMAIVGGAVVPYLQGVLADHIGVQASFILPLLCYGYIIFYGLVGARMPASATQGG, encoded by the coding sequence ATGCCGATCTCCGCAACGCCCCGTCCATCGGGTTCTTCGGGCAACGCACCCGCCGTCACCAACGGCAAGGCGCTGGCCGTGGTCACCACGATCTTCTTCATGTGGGGCTTCCTGACCTGCCTCAATGACATCCTGATCCCGCACCTGAAGGCAGTGTTCGAGCTGAACTACGCCAAGGCGATGCTGGTGCAGTTCACCTTCTTCGGCACCTATTTCCTGATGTCGCTGCCGGCCGGCCGGCTGGTGGCGGCGCTGGGCTACAAGAAGGGCATCGTGGCCGGCCTGGTGATCGCCGGTATCGGCGCACTGGGATTCTGGCCGGCGGCCGAGCTGCGCGTGTATGGCGCCTTCCTCGGCGCACTGTTCGTGCTGGCCACGGGCATCACTGTGCTGCAGGTCGCTGCCAATCCCTACGTCGCGCTGCTGGGACCGGAGCAGACCAGCTCCAGCCGCCTGACCCTGGCGCAGGCGCTGAACTCGCTGGGCACGGCCATTGCGCCGATCTTCGGCGGCATGCTGATCCTGTCCAACACGGTCAAGAGCGCCGATGAACTGAGCGCGCTGCCGGCCGCCGAGCAGCTGGCCTACCGCGCCGCTGAGGCGCAGGCCGTGCAGGGTCCGTACGTGGGCCTGGCGGTGGCGCTGGTGTTGCTGGCGCTGTTCGTTTTCCTGTTCCGCCTGCCGGCGCTGAGTGACGCCACCGAGCAGGCTGACCAGGGCCATCACCACAGCTATCTGGATGCGCTGCGCAAGCGCCACCTGCTGCTGGGTGTGCTGGGCATCTTCTTCTACGTCGGCGCCGAAGTGTCGATCGGCAGCTTCCTGGTCAACTACCTGTCGATGCCGAGCATCGGCGGCTTCAGCGAACAGGAAGCCACGCACTACGTGTCGGCCTACTGGACGATGGCGATGATCGGCCGCTTCGCGGGCTCGGCGCTGCTGGCGCGCTTTTCGCCCAGCCGCCTGCTGGCGATCTTCGCGCTGGTCAACGTGGCCCTGCTGGCCACGACCATGCTGACCTCCGGCAGCATCGCGCTGTATTCGGTGGTGGCGATCGGCCTGTTCAACTCGATCATGTTCCCGACCATCTTCGCGCTGAGCATCGAGCGCCTGGGCCCGCTGACCAACAAGGGCTCCAGCCTGCTGATCATGGCCATCGTCGGTGGCGCCGTGGTGCCGTACCTGCAGGGCGTCCTCGCCGATCACATCGGTGTGCAGGCCAGCTTCATCCTGCCGTTGCTGTGCTACGGCTACATCATTTTCTACGGACTGGTCGGCGCACGTATGCCGGCTTCCGCAACGCAGGGAGGCTGA
- a CDS encoding carbohydrate kinase family protein produces MGAIVCFGEILIDLLAQPPASADTPRAFLQYAGGAPANVAVAAARLGAKTQFVGMLGRDMFGDFLADSLVEHDVGTDYIVRTDAAKTALAFVALDASGERSFSFYRPPAADLLFRDSDFQAACFDSAQCFHVCSNSLTEPAIAEATFAGMDRARAAGAVVSLDLNLRPALWPANEDPTPRLWQALERADLVKLSREELDYLATPLGADGEAAVLRRLLAAQARWVIVTDGAATLHWYTRDNHGKVTSFRVATVDTTAAGDAFVGGVLVGLLERGGAGAGFAAFCQDPEAITATLRFGAAVGALAVTRKGAFAAMPSLDEVQQLLQAQDITA; encoded by the coding sequence ATGGGTGCCATTGTGTGCTTCGGCGAAATTTTGATCGATCTACTAGCGCAGCCCCCGGCCTCGGCCGATACGCCGCGCGCGTTCCTGCAGTACGCCGGCGGTGCACCGGCCAACGTCGCGGTGGCCGCCGCACGGCTGGGTGCGAAGACCCAGTTCGTTGGCATGCTGGGCCGTGACATGTTCGGTGACTTCCTGGCCGACAGCCTGGTCGAGCATGATGTGGGCACCGATTACATCGTGCGTACCGATGCGGCGAAGACCGCGCTGGCCTTCGTCGCCCTCGACGCCAGTGGCGAGCGCAGCTTCAGTTTCTACCGCCCGCCGGCGGCCGACCTGCTGTTCCGTGACAGCGACTTCCAGGCCGCGTGCTTCGACAGCGCGCAGTGCTTCCACGTCTGTTCCAACAGCCTGACCGAACCGGCCATCGCCGAGGCGACCTTCGCCGGCATGGACCGTGCACGTGCGGCCGGCGCGGTGGTCAGCCTGGACCTCAACCTGCGTCCTGCCCTGTGGCCGGCCAACGAGGACCCGACGCCGCGCCTGTGGCAGGCGCTGGAACGCGCCGATCTGGTCAAGCTGTCGCGCGAGGAGCTGGACTACCTGGCCACGCCGCTGGGCGCCGATGGCGAGGCGGCGGTGCTGCGACGCCTGCTGGCCGCGCAGGCGCGCTGGGTCATCGTCACCGATGGTGCAGCGACGCTGCATTGGTACACCCGCGACAACCACGGCAAGGTCACCAGCTTCCGCGTGGCCACGGTCGACACCACGGCGGCCGGTGATGCCTTCGTCGGTGGCGTGCTGGTCGGCCTGCTGGAGCGCGGCGGGGCCGGTGCAGGTTTCGCCGCGTTCTGCCAGGACCCGGAGGCGATCACCGCCACGCTGCGTTTCGGCGCCGCCGTGGGTGCGCTGGCGGTTACCCGCAAGGGCGCGTTCGCCGCGATGCCCTCGCTCGATGAAGTGCAGCAGCTGCTGCAGGCACAGGACATTACTGCATGA
- a CDS encoding AGE family epimerase/isomerase — MSASPDFRSPAFLRAHIADTMAFYHPRCIDPNGGFFHYFRDDGSIYDASHRHLVSSTRFVFNYAMAYREFGNAEYREAVEHGVRYLREVHRNPATGGYAWTLRDGKVEDDMNHCYGVAFVLLAYSCALKAGVEQARGWMDETWQLLEARFWEPQHGLYKDEADGQWNFTGYRGQNANMHMCEAMLAAFEASGEQRYVERALQLADNMTRRQAAKAGGLVWEHYDVNWEIDWDYNLDDPKHLFRPWGFQPGHQTEWAKLLLILDRHVQADWLVPTAQHLFDVAVARSWDESRGGLYYGFAPESRRQPGMDGAPIGGDSFVCDDDKYFWVQAETLATAALMAKRTGDDRYWQWYERIWAYSWEHFVDHQYGAWFRILDADNRKYSDEKSPAGKVDYHTMGACYEVLNVVR, encoded by the coding sequence ATGAGCGCCTCGCCCGATTTCCGTTCGCCCGCGTTCCTGCGCGCGCATATCGCCGATACGATGGCGTTCTACCATCCGCGCTGCATCGATCCGAACGGCGGCTTCTTCCACTACTTCCGTGACGACGGCAGCATCTACGATGCCAGCCACCGCCACCTGGTGAGCAGCACCCGTTTCGTCTTCAACTACGCGATGGCCTACCGCGAGTTCGGCAATGCCGAATACCGGGAGGCGGTCGAGCACGGCGTGCGCTACCTGCGCGAGGTGCACCGCAACCCGGCCACCGGCGGCTATGCCTGGACCCTGCGCGACGGCAAGGTCGAGGATGACATGAACCACTGCTACGGCGTGGCCTTCGTGCTGCTGGCCTACAGCTGCGCGCTGAAGGCCGGTGTCGAGCAGGCCCGCGGCTGGATGGACGAGACCTGGCAGCTGCTGGAAGCACGCTTCTGGGAGCCGCAGCACGGCCTGTACAAGGACGAGGCCGATGGCCAGTGGAACTTCACCGGCTATCGCGGCCAGAACGCCAACATGCACATGTGCGAGGCGATGCTGGCGGCGTTCGAGGCCAGTGGCGAGCAGCGGTATGTCGAGCGCGCGCTGCAGCTGGCCGACAACATGACCCGCCGCCAGGCCGCCAAGGCCGGAGGTCTGGTCTGGGAGCACTATGACGTGAACTGGGAGATCGACTGGGATTACAACCTGGACGACCCCAAGCACCTGTTCCGCCCGTGGGGCTTCCAGCCCGGCCATCAGACCGAGTGGGCCAAGCTGCTGCTGATCCTCGATCGCCACGTGCAGGCCGACTGGCTGGTGCCGACCGCGCAGCACCTGTTCGACGTGGCCGTGGCGCGCAGCTGGGACGAGTCGCGGGGCGGTCTGTACTACGGCTTCGCACCGGAGTCGCGCCGGCAGCCGGGCATGGACGGCGCGCCGATCGGTGGCGACAGCTTCGTCTGCGACGACGACAAGTACTTCTGGGTGCAGGCCGAAACGCTGGCCACCGCCGCGCTGATGGCCAAGCGCACCGGCGACGACCGCTACTGGCAGTGGTACGAGCGCATCTGGGCGTACTCGTGGGAACACTTCGTCGACCACCAGTACGGCGCCTGGTTCCGCATCCTCGATGCCGACAACCGCAAGTACAGCGATGAGAAGAGCCCGGCTGGCAAGGTGGATTACCACACCATGGGCGCGTGCTACGAAGTGTTGAACGTCGTGCGTTGA
- a CDS encoding TonB-dependent receptor, producing MGMKHSTRTHGQDALSLAIALALAAAVIPAGAAAQQAASTGSQEATNLDSVQVTGYRYAIEKSLEQKRDANAVVEVITAEDVGKFPDKNVADALQRVPGVVITRSGGEGKSVSVRGLAPDLTLTQLNGNYVATSETNDEATRSFNYTLLPSNMLSSAELFKSPEARIDEGGIGGTVILHTRRPLDMEANSGFVTLEGTSSDTHHDIDPQASALYSWHSKDERFGVLIGVTQQKRTTRTMEASTEDYQWYGAGKARDAYGNVQAQDGIHYWWGKSGFNNQTGGNYSDFFMPTSVNFAVKEEKRERKGGQLTFQFKPVDNVTMTANYFRFELQGDYTQNMLKIPEWSMARFNGDGNWAGGRLLNGLDFDPSGNTVTGAQFEKLAGKTYYCSEDQAKAAGLQPGGWGPDDCTVPTPQLTGGYSKEKALSQTADLTIDWDISPLWKASFTGGRTWSEGGPSMNFRMSAKPRRKVGNDYLSGNLYSAWDLTGTPSATFSPDLQQQLMNGIAEVDTGSTDSSWKRTEVKQNYFQADVTKLFESGWLDSIQFGAKYRDGKVHRNTGNTYWVCPGRDPADYDNSRYQSGCDPTAGDAQPGFFLSNPISNIAGGFNANVFPGINYPAYIDYLNKTYGGSHNRTEEDFVYNVNEKIYSGYFQANFRTERVRGNVGVRVVRTKQFAQSSDSIEKFNDYFLDNASGAPMACTDPAAAAYPTYSCESGFVRLPHDLAQSKTYDLIGVDRTYTDVLPSFNIAWDITDTLVLRGAASKVIARPGYTDIAAPGALSYYSEEYVNDRRVAGGASTAGWVGQGSNKQLEPFKATQFDLGLEWYFQPGAVAGVSLFRKNVDNFTLPVVRDTPMVIGGEAVNVQRYETQANGRDGVSQGVELYGQYTFDFGFGVQANYTYNDTNLASIVLDGQEIGSSPLVGSAKNQANVTVFYENEKFLARASFNRRGQVVGGLNNGLTVYTEPYDQLDLNVAYNLTPDWTLTASVINATKSEQRVHLGSDTKARLISNTYAGRQLYFGATWKF from the coding sequence ATGGGAATGAAGCATTCAACACGTACGCATGGCCAGGACGCATTGTCGCTGGCCATCGCGCTGGCCCTGGCCGCCGCCGTCATTCCGGCCGGCGCCGCCGCGCAGCAGGCCGCTTCCACCGGCTCGCAGGAGGCCACCAACCTGGACAGCGTCCAGGTCACCGGCTACCGCTACGCCATTGAAAAGAGCCTTGAGCAGAAGCGCGACGCCAACGCGGTGGTCGAAGTGATCACCGCCGAAGACGTCGGCAAGTTCCCCGACAAGAACGTCGCCGACGCATTGCAGCGCGTGCCCGGCGTCGTCATCACCCGCAGCGGTGGTGAAGGCAAGAGTGTCAGCGTGCGCGGCCTTGCGCCGGACCTGACCCTGACCCAGTTGAACGGCAACTACGTCGCCACGTCGGAAACCAACGACGAAGCCACCCGTTCATTCAACTACACCCTGCTGCCGTCGAACATGCTGTCCAGCGCCGAGCTGTTCAAGTCGCCGGAAGCACGCATCGACGAAGGCGGCATTGGCGGCACGGTCATCCTGCACACCCGCCGTCCGCTGGACATGGAGGCCAACTCGGGCTTCGTCACGCTCGAGGGCACGTCCTCCGATACCCATCACGATATCGACCCGCAGGCGTCGGCCCTGTACTCGTGGCACAGCAAGGATGAGCGTTTCGGCGTGCTGATCGGCGTGACGCAGCAGAAGCGCACCACCCGCACCATGGAAGCCAGCACCGAGGACTATCAGTGGTACGGCGCCGGCAAGGCGCGCGATGCCTATGGCAACGTGCAGGCGCAGGATGGCATCCACTACTGGTGGGGCAAGTCCGGTTTCAACAACCAGACCGGCGGCAACTACAGCGATTTCTTCATGCCGACCTCGGTCAACTTCGCGGTGAAGGAAGAAAAGCGCGAACGCAAGGGCGGCCAGCTGACCTTCCAGTTCAAGCCGGTCGACAACGTCACGATGACGGCCAACTACTTCCGCTTCGAGCTGCAGGGTGACTACACCCAGAACATGCTGAAGATTCCGGAGTGGAGCATGGCCCGCTTCAACGGAGACGGAAACTGGGCCGGCGGTCGCCTGCTCAATGGCCTGGACTTCGACCCCAGCGGCAACACCGTCACCGGTGCGCAGTTTGAAAAGCTGGCGGGGAAGACCTACTACTGCAGCGAAGACCAGGCCAAGGCTGCCGGCCTCCAGCCCGGCGGCTGGGGCCCGGACGACTGCACCGTTCCGACGCCGCAGCTGACCGGTGGCTACAGCAAGGAAAAGGCGCTGTCGCAGACCGCTGACCTGACCATCGACTGGGACATCAGCCCGCTGTGGAAGGCCTCGTTCACCGGCGGCCGCACCTGGTCCGAGGGTGGTCCGTCGATGAACTTCCGGATGTCGGCCAAGCCGCGCCGCAAGGTCGGCAACGATTACCTGTCGGGCAATCTGTACAGCGCCTGGGATCTGACGGGCACGCCCTCGGCCACCTTCTCGCCCGACCTGCAGCAGCAGCTGATGAACGGCATCGCCGAAGTCGACACGGGTTCGACCGATTCGTCGTGGAAGCGTACCGAGGTCAAGCAGAACTACTTCCAGGCCGACGTCACCAAGCTGTTTGAATCGGGCTGGCTGGACTCGATCCAGTTCGGTGCCAAGTACCGCGATGGCAAGGTCCACCGCAACACCGGCAACACCTACTGGGTGTGCCCGGGCCGTGACCCGGCCGACTATGACAACAGCCGCTACCAGAGTGGCTGCGATCCGACCGCCGGCGACGCGCAGCCCGGCTTCTTCCTGTCCAACCCGATCAGCAACATCGCGGGCGGCTTCAATGCCAACGTGTTCCCGGGCATCAACTACCCGGCCTACATCGACTACCTGAACAAGACCTACGGTGGTTCGCACAACCGTACCGAGGAAGACTTCGTCTACAACGTCAACGAGAAGATCTACTCGGGTTACTTCCAGGCCAACTTCCGCACCGAGCGCGTGCGCGGCAATGTCGGCGTGCGCGTGGTGCGCACCAAGCAGTTCGCCCAGTCCTCCGATTCGATCGAGAAATTCAACGACTACTTCCTGGACAACGCCTCCGGCGCGCCGATGGCGTGCACCGACCCCGCCGCTGCGGCCTACCCGACCTACAGCTGCGAGAGCGGCTTCGTGCGCCTGCCGCACGACCTGGCGCAGAGCAAGACGTACGACCTGATCGGCGTGGACCGCACCTACACCGACGTGCTGCCGAGCTTCAACATCGCCTGGGACATCACCGACACGCTGGTGCTGCGTGGTGCCGCTTCGAAGGTGATCGCGCGCCCCGGTTACACCGACATCGCCGCGCCAGGCGCACTGAGCTATTACAGCGAAGAGTATGTCAATGACCGCCGCGTTGCCGGCGGCGCATCGACCGCAGGCTGGGTTGGCCAGGGCAGCAACAAGCAGCTGGAACCGTTCAAGGCCACCCAGTTCGACCTGGGTCTGGAATGGTACTTCCAGCCGGGCGCGGTCGCCGGTGTCAGCCTGTTCCGCAAGAACGTGGACAACTTCACCCTGCCGGTGGTACGCGACACGCCGATGGTCATCGGCGGTGAAGCGGTGAACGTGCAGCGCTACGAAACCCAGGCCAATGGCCGCGATGGTGTATCGCAGGGCGTCGAGCTGTACGGCCAGTACACCTTCGATTTCGGCTTCGGCGTGCAGGCCAATTACACCTACAACGACACCAACCTGGCGTCCATTGTTCTGGACGGACAGGAAATCGGCTCCTCGCCGCTGGTCGGCAGCGCCAAGAACCAGGCCAACGTGACGGTCTTCTACGAGAACGAGAAGTTCCTCGCGCGCGCCTCGTTCAACCGCCGCGGCCAGGTGGTCGGCGGGCTCAACAACGGCCTCACCGTCTACACCGAACCGTATGACCAGCTGGATCTGAACGTTGCCTACAACCTGACCCCGGACTGGACCCTGACCGCCTCGGTGATCAATGCCACCAAGTCCGAGCAGCGCGTGCACCTGGGCAGTGACACCAAGGCACGCCTGATCTCCAATACCTACGCAGGCCGCCAGCTGTACTTCGGCGCCACCTGGAAGTTCTAA
- a CDS encoding heavy-metal-associated domain-containing protein — translation MEFHVDGMTCGGCARSVTRAIQQIDPNASVVADPPTGLVKVQTTASQEQVFAAVNDAGFPPRTA, via the coding sequence ATGGAATTCCATGTCGACGGCATGACCTGCGGCGGCTGCGCGCGCAGCGTGACCCGCGCGATCCAGCAGATCGATCCGAACGCCAGCGTGGTGGCCGACCCACCGACCGGCCTGGTCAAGGTGCAGACCACCGCGTCGCAGGAACAGGTGTTCGCCGCGGTGAACGATGCCGGTTTCCCGCCGCGCACGGCCTGA
- a CDS encoding LacI family DNA-binding transcriptional regulator yields MNDNGSSPSKRAGKAVTVTDIARAIGVSRATVSLVLRGSPLVNVDTRAKVEAELRRQRYVYNRAAANLRRRTSSSIALVINDLSNPFFAEFASGVDEALGGRGYVTLLGSTGESPERQQAVLSTLMEHTPAGLILSPAEGSDTAQLRQALGANANVLLFNRELEGVDWDFLTLDNQHGAYLATRHLIERGHRQIAFFGGHAASSSCHQRRAGFQQALAEAGLSLPPGWMIESAPNRLEAAARTDELFADGHRPSAAVCYNDTVALGLMLGLNSRGIRPGGDFAVTGFDDISEASVAVPPLTTLTADPRERGRQAAALLLQRLDEPDAPPRRTVAPVQLRIRESSAARPN; encoded by the coding sequence ATGAACGACAACGGCAGCAGTCCCAGCAAGCGCGCCGGCAAGGCGGTGACGGTGACCGACATCGCGCGTGCCATCGGCGTGTCACGGGCAACCGTGTCGCTGGTGCTGCGTGGCAGCCCGCTGGTCAATGTCGATACCCGCGCCAAGGTCGAGGCCGAGCTGCGCCGGCAGCGCTATGTCTACAACCGCGCGGCCGCCAACCTGCGCCGTCGTACCTCGTCGAGCATCGCGCTGGTGATCAACGATCTGTCCAACCCGTTCTTCGCCGAATTCGCTTCGGGCGTGGATGAGGCGCTGGGCGGGCGTGGTTATGTGACCCTGCTCGGCAGCACCGGCGAATCGCCGGAGCGCCAGCAGGCGGTGCTGTCCACGCTGATGGAGCACACCCCGGCCGGCCTGATCCTGTCTCCGGCCGAAGGCAGCGACACCGCGCAGCTGCGTCAGGCATTGGGCGCCAATGCCAACGTGCTGCTGTTCAACCGCGAACTGGAAGGGGTCGACTGGGACTTCCTGACCCTGGACAACCAGCACGGCGCCTATCTGGCGACGCGCCACCTGATCGAGCGCGGCCATCGCCAGATCGCCTTCTTCGGCGGCCACGCCGCATCGAGCTCGTGCCACCAGCGTCGTGCCGGCTTCCAGCAGGCGCTGGCCGAAGCCGGCCTGTCGCTGCCGCCGGGCTGGATGATCGAGTCGGCGCCGAACCGGCTGGAAGCCGCTGCGCGCACCGATGAGCTGTTTGCCGATGGCCATCGCCCGAGTGCAGCGGTCTGCTACAACGACACCGTCGCGCTGGGCCTGATGCTGGGCTTGAATTCACGGGGTATCCGTCCGGGCGGTGATTTTGCAGTGACCGGCTTCGACGATATTTCCGAGGCATCGGTCGCGGTTCCGCCATTGACCACGCTCACCGCCGATCCGCGCGAGCGGGGCCGGCAGGCTGCCGCGCTGTTGCTGCAACGATTGGACGAGCCGGACGCGCCACCACGGCGCACGGTGGCGCCGGTGCAGTTGCGCATCAGAGAAAGCAGCGCTGCACGGCCGAACTGA
- the cueR gene encoding Cu(I)-responsive transcriptional regulator — MNIGEAAKASSVSAKMIRYYEQIGLIPAADRTESGYRAYSQADIHRLRFIRRARDLGFQVAEITDLLGLWNDTSRHSADVKRLAEQHIVDLEQRIENMRQMADTLKSLISCCAGDDRPECPILQRLVEDDEIQSPVDAPKTGAVRRRAHKH; from the coding sequence ATGAACATCGGCGAAGCCGCCAAAGCCTCCAGCGTGTCGGCGAAGATGATCCGCTACTACGAACAGATCGGCCTGATTCCCGCGGCCGATCGCACCGAGTCGGGTTACCGGGCTTACTCGCAGGCGGACATCCACCGCCTGCGCTTCATCCGCCGCGCGCGCGATCTGGGCTTCCAGGTTGCCGAAATCACCGACCTGCTGGGCCTCTGGAACGACACCTCGCGGCACAGTGCCGACGTGAAGCGCCTGGCCGAACAGCACATCGTCGATCTGGAGCAGCGCATCGAGAACATGCGGCAGATGGCCGACACGCTGAAGTCGTTGATCAGTTGCTGCGCGGGCGACGATCGCCCGGAGTGCCCGATCCTGCAGCGGCTGGTCGAGGATGACGAAATACAGTCACCGGTTGATGCTCCGAAGACAGGTGCGGTGCGACGCCGCGCACACAAGCACTGA